In Hymenobacter volaticus, the genomic window AGAACCGCAGCATCAGTTGCTGTCCGGGGCTTCTATTTCTGTTTCGAGAGTAGAGAGTGCTACGCCTAGTAGGCGTACCCCAAGCGGCAGCGGCATCAGGGCCGCCAGCAATTCATGGCTGACTTGGGCTAAGAGCTCGGGCGTGCGAATGGAAGCCAAGAAGGTGCGACTCCGGGTAATCTGCCGGAAGTCGGCATATTTCACCTTGAGGGTCAAGGTGCGGCCCGCCGCACCAACGCGCTGGCTGGTCGCCCACACGGATTCTAGGATTGGTTGGAGCCCGGCCAGTAACTCCTCGTGCGTTAGTAAGTCGTGCTCGAAGGTATTTTCCGAGCCTATGGATTTGCGTACTCGATCGGCCACTACCGGGCGGTGGTCTTCGGCGCGGGCAATGTGGTAGTAGTGCGTACCGGCCTTGCCGAAATGCTGCCGCAGAAACGCCTCCGTTTGCTGGCGCAGGTCTAAGCCCGTAAAAATGCCGAGCTGGTTTAGCCGGGCCACCGTGGCCGGCCCAATGCCGTGAAACTGCCCAACCGTGAGCGTTTCTACAAATGCCAATCCTTCGTGCGGCTTGATTACGAATTGTCCGTTGGGCTTACGGTAATCGGACGCCAGCTTGGCCAGGAATTTATTATAGGAAATGCCCGCCGAAGCGGTTAGTTGTGTTTCGGCCAAGATCCGAGCCCTAATTTCCTGCGCTAGCTGCGTGGCCGAACTGATTTGCTTTAGGTTGTGCGTCACGTCGAGGTAGGCTTCGTCAAGCGACAAAGGCTCGATCAGCGGCGTGTATTCGGCAAAAATGGCCCGTATCTGCCGCGAAACTTCCTTGTATACTTCGAAGCGCGGCTTCACAAACACCAAGTTTGGGCACTTGCGCAACGCCACCGACGAGGCCATGGCTGAGCGCACGCCAAACTGCCGCGCCTCATAGCTGGCCGCTGCTACCACCCCCGCTGGCGCGAGCCGCCTACGGCCACTGGTCGGCCGCGTAGAGCAGGCTGGTCGCGCTGTTCCACCGAGGCATAGAAAGCATCCATGTCCAGATGAATAATCTTGCGCTGTAGTTCCTGCTCCACTTTTGTTGCTCCTGAAAACACGAAGATAAAGCGCATAGCCGGGACCTGCGCCTTCCACAAAGGCAGATTTTAACAACGGACGCTTGCTCGTAATTCAGCCTGAATTGATAACGCATCAGGCACAAAAAAGCCCCCACCCAGAGAAGGGCAGAGGCCAAGATTTGACAGTAAGAGCCAGGTGCTAATGTGACTGCTGGACCAAGCTGCTATCAACTTCCGCTAAGCCTTCAATGGGCTCGGGAGCTACATAGTTGTCAACGAATTCACCTTCCCAGCGGGCCACTACGGCCGTAGCCAGGCAGTTGCCGATTACGTTGACCGCAGTCCGGGCCATGTCCATCAAGGCATCAATGCCCAGGATGATGAACACCGGCCAGGAAGGCAAGTTGAACGAAGCCACCGTAGCCAGCAAAATCACGAGGGACGCCCGCGGTACGCCCGCTACACCCTTAGAAGTAAGCATCAGCGTAAACACCATCACGAGCTGCTGCCCAAACGACAAATCAACGCCCGCGGCCTGCGCCACAAACACTGCCGCCAACGACAAGTAAAGCGTAGTGCCATCGAGGTTGAAGGAGTAGCCAGTTGGCATCACAAAAGCCACAATACGGCGCGGAACCCCGATGCCTTCCATGGCTTCCATAGCCCGCGGCAACGCGGCCTCCGACGACGTGGTAGCAAAGGCGATACTCACAGGTTCGGCAATGGCTTGTACAAAACGCTTAACCGGAATGCGCATCAGCAACGCCACGGGCAGCAACACCAGCAGCAAGAACGCCAGCAGCGCCGCATAGAGCGTAAGCAGCAGATAAAAAGCATTCTTAAGCGGCTCGAAACCCATCTTACCCACGGTGTACGCCAAGGCGCCACCCACCCCAATTGGGGCAAAGAACATGACTACGTTGGTGAATTTAAACATCACCTCCGACAAGCTGTCGATTATTTCCAGCATCGGGCGGCGCTTGTTCTGATGCACCATCGCCAGCCCGATAGCGAAGATGATGGCAAATACCACCACTTGCAAAACCTGCCCTTCGGCCACCGATTTGGCAATGTTCTCAGGGAAGATGTGCAGGATAATATCCGAAGTCGTTTGCTTCACGGGCTCCAGCTTCTCGGCTTCGGCGGCTACACCCGCTTGGCTGATGCCGACCCCAGCCTTGGTGAGGTTAATGGCCGCCAACCCGATAAAAAGGGCAAACGTGGTAATAACCTCGAAGTACACCAGGGCCTTGAGGCCCATTTTGCCCACTTGCTTTAAGTCGGCGTGGCCAGCAATGCCTACCACCAGCGTGGCAAATACCAGCGGCGCAATAATAGTTTTGACGAGCCGCAAGAACACGTCACTAAGCACCTTCAGGTTTACGGCAAATTCCGGGAAGTCATTGCCAATTTCGGCCCCAACAAACATGCTAACCACAATCCAGAACGTGAGGGAGCGGCGTTGAACACCATAGGCCACAAAGGCAGCCAGAAACAACCAGCGCGCTGCTCGAGCCACTGCGGGGTCGAGGGAAAGTAGCTGATAATTGGAGAGAACAGTAAGCAACACAGCCACTAGGGCCAGGACTAGAACGACGGGACAAGTCGCGAAAACTTCATACGCGGCAGCAAAGGGAAGGAGGGTGAAGGTAGCAAAGATAGGTTTTTGGGCTTCCCTATCGGCTGTCTGTGGTTTGCACTCAACAACCCAATTTATTCTGGAGGTTCAACAACGCCAACAAGACCACATTACGGCCCTATTGACGGAGGTGACTAAGCGAACTGTTTAACCCTGCGCATCGCAAGCGTGGCATCATCGGCGGCACTAAAGCGCAGCCGTGTCTTAGCAGCAAACAGTTAGTTGGTTACAATAAAAGGTAACTAGTCGTTTGACAGAGTCGAATATAGGCGCTTATACTGCTAGCTTTGGTTTTTCTCGTTACTGCATGCTTGTCTGGACGCTCACCCCGCTCATCTTACCGTTGCGCTTCACTTGGAAAATCTCGCGCAACGCCTCTACCACTAAAACCAACCTGATAGTTCGGGTGCAGGATTCGAAAGGAGGACCCGTCGGAATGGGGAGGCAGCTCCCAATATTCGCTACGGCGAAACTCCCGAAGCCTTGCAGCTAGAGTTCACAGCTTTGCTGCATGCGGGCTTAGATAGAATACGGACTGAGGGTGAGTTGCAGGAGTTTTTGGCGGCCCATCCACCGGCACACGCCTTGCGCTTTGCCATCGAATCGGCGTTTGTGCAGTGGGCCGCAACTGAGGCGGGTCAGCCGGTCTGGCAATGGCTAGGCGCCCCCGAACCAGCCCGCGCCGTACCCACGGCCTTTACGCTGCCTATCATGGCCCCCGGCGAAGTAGCCGAGTTTGTGCGAGAGCAGCAGATGGCCCGCTTTCAGATTCTGAAAGTGAAAGTGAACGAGGAAAGCGGCTACGACCTATTGCGCGAAATCACGCGCCTGCTGCCCGGCCGGCCACTCATCATCGACGGCAACGAAGCTTGGAAGGATGCCGATGCTGTGCTGACTTTTGTGGAGCGAGTGTCACCTTTGCCCGGCTTGCAGGTGCGCCTACTCGAGCAGCCCCTGCCCGCCACTCACGCCACCGACTACCAGTATATGCGTAGCCGCTCGCCTTGGCCGCTCTTCGCCGATGAATCCGTAACGGACTCAGCCGATTTCGAAGCCATAGCGCAGCAGTTTCACGGCGTAAACATGAAGCTTATGAAGGCAGGTGGCTACCGTAACGGGCTACGTATTTTGCGCGAAACCCGAGCGTATGGCCTCCAAACCATGATGGGGTGCATGGTCGAAACTTCGTTGGCAATCTGGGGGCACTGCAAATCAGTGGCCTAGCCGAAATCTGCGACTTAGATGGCTTACTTATCGTTCAGAATGAGCCATTCGGCTTAGTTCGCGAAGAAGAGGGGCTCTTGCACCATCTGGACACATAAAGCCCATTTCGACAAGGAGAGCTTCATCGATTTATTTGCGCATCGAGCGTCTTGAGTTGCTGGTTGAGCTTGTCCAAAGCCGCTTGGTTGGCAGGATTGGGTGTCATCAAGCTGATCTTCTGGTTCAGGAGCTGAATTTTGCGCGTGAGTAAGCCCGTCAGTTCCTCGGAAACGGGCGTTGCCGCTACGGCAGTGCTTGTGACAGTGGTACCGCGCTCCACATACTTGTTGTATTGCGCAGTAGCCGGTACCGAATTGTCGCTGCGGGCTGCGGCGGCGCTGGCAGGCGTGGCATACACAATGTCGCCGTTCATTTTCACGTAGTCGCCTTCTCGGAGCGTCGTTTTCTTACCCGTCGCAAATTCGACTATTCCGCTTTTATAATTTATTTTGGTGCCATTAGACAGCATCACATTCTTGGAAAGCGGACTTGAACGACTTCCTTGCACCAACACAACAGCACCATCTTGCAGAACAAACCGGTCCGTTGAATTAGTGGCAATTGTCCCGGCAGGTGGCGCGGTTTTGGATTGAGCCGCAATCTGATGTGGGGCGGCAAGAGCAGATGAGAAGAATAGCAGCAGAAAAAGTAGCTTATGCAGTATATTCATGAAGCAAAATGAAAGGCTGCTTTTTACGATGAATAGCACAAAACGGCTATCTGCTGAAATAAGTGAATTAATAATTTAAAATATTTTTGGAAACGGTGTTGCAACATTAAATGTATGTACATATATTTGCAACGCCTTTCCAAGGTACCCTTTTCCTTATCATGAAAATAGAAGACGAAATCAAACAGCCAGTCTTTAAAGATGCCTTTCAGAAGGGGTTAATCAACCTAGTATACACCGCCGGGTGGGTGCAGCAGCGCAACTCAAGCCAGTTCAAGCAATTCGGCATTACGCTGCCGCAGTTCAACATACTCCGTATTCTGCGCGGTCAGCATCCTAAGCCTGCTACCGTCAATCTGCTCATAGAGCGCATGCTGGATAAGACCAGCAACGCTTCCCGTATTGTCGATAAGCTGGAAGCCAAAAAGCTTGTGACGCGCACAGTGTGCCCTAGCAACCGCCGCGCCGTCGATATCTGCATCACGGATTCGGGCCTAGCCTTATTGCTTGAAATAGACAAAATTCTTGAGCGTGAGCCGCTGCTCAACAAGCTAACCGACGACGAAGTCACGCAGCTCAGCGACTTATTAGATAAAATCCGCGACTGACGGTCTTCTCAGTTACTCTCCCTTTTACTCCCATTTTCACACTCGCCTTACTCATGAAAAAGATTATTTTGCCAGCTCTGTTAGCATTTTCGGTGCTCGTAGCTCCTGCAATGGCCGGCGCGCCTTCAACCGACAAAGCCCCAGTTTCCAGCCACAAGGCTGCCGATAAAACGTTCAAGCTCCAGACACAATTGAGCACCCTGGGCTGGGTAGGCAAGAAGGTTACGGGTCAGCACAACGGCAACGTGCAGTTCAAAGACGGCACTGTAGTCGTGCGTGGCAACCAGATCGTAGGTGGCATGTTCACCGTGGATATGAACTCGTTGAAAATCGAGGACATCAAGGATGCCGAAACCAACGGCAAATTGCTGGGCCATCTTCGTTCCGATGATTTCTTCTCCATCGACAAAAACCCAACGTCTACTTTCAACATCACGAAAGTAACGCCAATGAAAGCTGATGCTGCTGGCAACAACGCCACCATTACCGGCGACCTGACCATCAAAGGCATCACCAAGCCCATCAGCTTTCCCGCTAAAGTGGGCGTAAAAGGCAACTTGGCTTCTGCCAGCGGTACCGCCACTATCGACCGTACCAAGTTCGACATCAAATATGGCTCGAAGTCGTTCTTCGAAAGCATCGGTGACAAAGCCATCATGGATGAGTTCACGATGAGCTTCAACGTTATTGCTAAGAATGAGCCCGGCGAAAGCGCTTCCGCTAAGCCAGCTAAAGCATCCAAGTAATTTCCTCGGAAATCTTCTTGATTAATATTGAAAAGCCCTGCTGACAATTGCCAGTAGGGCTTTTTTTATAATGTCTTGGATGTGTTTGGGTTTTTAACGGCCCGATCCAGTGGCAGGAGCAGGGGAACTAGCTGGGGCTGCCGGAGCAGTTGGCAACTGCGTGGGTTGAGCCGGAGTTGAAGAAGCGGCTTGGTTGCGGAGCGATAAACGAAGTGGCGCAACATTGTTTTCTCGCAAGCTTACTATCCCATAAGCAGTTTCACCAGGCCGAATTATCTTATTAGCCATGTCATACTGCATAAACTCTTTACGCAGGTTTGTATTAGCCATGCCAGCACCTATCATGTTGCCAGCGGCCACAAATGGACCCCATGGTAGCAAGGTGCCGCCCGTAGTCTGGCCGGTGTATGGATCAGTGGTACCGCCAACCTGCCCGATGCCTAGTATATACAGCAGATATATGGCTACTCCTTGTTTGAGGTCGTTGGCGGCCTGCACAGCGGGCACTGGGGCAATAGGACGGTCACCAAACGATAGCTCTAAGTCGCGACCAAACTGTAAAGCAGCACTTGTGTTATTCTTAACCTTAACAGCAACTACCTGGTAGCCAAACTTGCGCTCTTTCTTTAGGTACTTCTTGTTGCCGCCGTGCGCAATTAGCGCACTGTATTGATAGCTGAATTCAACTGGCGAAGCTGTAGTAGTGGACTGATATGTGCTAATACGGCTGGGCTGGATTGCTGTGTAGCTGCCAGCGCAACTTGTGCTTACAAGTATAGATCCGAATGCTAAAAAGCGAGTAAAATGCTTAAACATAAATAGAGTGAAAATTGTAGAAAAACAGGTAAATGAAAAATTGAACAGCCAAAGCTAACCGCTTCATATTTCATTTACAGATGGCTAACTATAGATTCACGGTCTATTAAAATATTATCCTATCAGGATGCAATACGGCCTATTTCGCTGTTAATGATTATTAATCAGGAATGGTGAGCTCGCGCGGTAAGACGAATTTGAGCGAGTGACTTTTATTACGCGCATGTAGCTGACTTAGAAAGTCGTCTATGTCTGATTTGTATTCCAGCCATAAATCCTCGTGCAGGTTGCTGACGATTAATTGCGTAGTGCGAGCGGCTAAGCGGGCTGTAGCCGTGTAGAACCCACCGTATACACTGTCGAACTGGCCAGAGTAGTTGTCGAAGATCAGGCGTAGAATGTAGAGGTTGAGGTCGATTTCCAGGCGCTTGTCTTTGGTGATGCGGCGGGCGCGAGTTACTTCCTTTATAGCTTTTTGGAGGGCTTTCGTGAGGCTACGATTAAGTAACCGGCCCGTAGCACCTACCGCAAATAGCTCGTGAATTCGATCGGAAGATTCCTCGAACACGGTTTCGACGGTCACATCGGGTAGCAGTTCGAAGCTGAGCGTGTCATAGAGCTCGGCGTCGCGGCGTGCGGCGCGGAGGAGGAGGGTTTCTTTTTCCTTATCGGAGAGGCGGTTGATGGCTTTTTTGAAGTCAGCGGATGGAACGGGCATAGCAGAATGAAGCAGCGAATTTGACTGGAAAGTAAAGCAGAAACGAAGCAGCTAGCTATTGGTCGAGCTACAAGCTTCTGGCGGCGATGACTTCAACGTGGTTCTAGCCTATGTTGCTCCACTGCCGCTTCAGTTGTGGTGCCGCGGCTGAGCAGGAGTTTCTTTTACAGTTTATGAGCTTATTTAACTTCAAAGGAACCCAAAAATATTTGTTGGGCAGTAAGCAATACTTTCCCGAAAGCGCCGAAACGTTTCTGCCTTTCAAGGGGTTATATAAGGCCGGTAGAAGCCACCAATCCCGTTTTTTTGCTCGTTTTTACGTACTTTTGTACCATGAATAGCAAACCACAAATCGACTACGACGAAGACGTCTTGTTGTTGGAAGAAACCACTGATGTGCGTGACCTAATTGTATACAACGACGACATCAATACTTTCGACCACGTCATCAAAACTCTCATCGATGTGTGCGGCCACGAGCCGGAACAGGCCGAGCAGTGCACCTTGCTCATCCACTACAAAGGGCAGTGCACCGTAAAGCACGGTGTCTACGATGAATTGGCGGCCATGTGCACCGCCATCCACGACCGAGGCATTTCGGCCGACGTTTTATAAGTGGTTGACTTGTTGAGGATTGGTTAGCAGGTTGTTTTGCCACCCTGCCAGCACAACTATTTACTTGACAGTTCAACCATTCAACTATTTACTACTGAATGGATTTTCCTTCTAAACTGATTGAAAACGCCGTTGGGGAACTGTCCAAGCTGCCCGGCATCGGTAAAAAAACTGCGTTGCGCCTAGCGCTCCATCTGCTCAAAGCCGAAACGGATACCACCGCTTCATTGGCCGAGGCACTGGCCAAAATGCGCTTCGAGATACGCTATTGCGACACTTGCCACAACATTTCCGATACGCCTGAGTGCACCATTTGCGCCAATAAGCTCCGCGACCATAGCACCATTTGCGTGGTGTCGGACATTCGCGACGTAATTGCCATCGAAAACACGGGTCAGTATAAAGGCGGCTACCATGTGCTCGGTGGCGTTATTTCGCCTATCGAAGGTGTAGGCCCTAGTGATCTGCAAATCGACTCGTTGGTGGGACGCATCAGCGCATCCGACTCAGAAATCAAGGAAGTAATTCTGGCCATCAGCCCTACCATGGAAGGCGATACCACTGCTTTCTATCTTTCGCGCAGGCTGCGCGACTTTGCCGAAGTACACATCAGCTCGATTGCCCGCGGTATTCCAATGGGCGGCGAGTTGGAGTATGCCGATG contains:
- the recR gene encoding recombination mediator RecR codes for the protein MDFPSKLIENAVGELSKLPGIGKKTALRLALHLLKAETDTTASLAEALAKMRFEIRYCDTCHNISDTPECTICANKLRDHSTICVVSDIRDVIAIENTGQYKGGYHVLGGVISPIEGVGPSDLQIDSLVGRISASDSEIKEVILAISPTMEGDTTAFYLSRRLRDFAEVHISSIARGIPMGGELEYADEITLGRSIVERQRQAK
- a CDS encoding MarR family winged helix-turn-helix transcriptional regulator — its product is MKIEDEIKQPVFKDAFQKGLINLVYTAGWVQQRNSSQFKQFGITLPQFNILRILRGQHPKPATVNLLIERMLDKTSNASRIVDKLEAKKLVTRTVCPSNRRAVDICITDSGLALLLEIDKILEREPLLNKLTDDEVTQLSDLLDKIRD
- a CDS encoding DUF6799 domain-containing protein → MNILHKLLFLLLFFSSALAAPHQIAAQSKTAPPAGTIATNSTDRFVLQDGAVVLVQGSRSSPLSKNVMLSNGTKINYKSGIVEFATGKKTTLREGDYVKMNGDIVYATPASAAAARSDNSVPATAQYNKYVERGTTVTSTAVAATPVSEELTGLLTRKIQLLNQKISLMTPNPANQAALDKLNQQLKTLDAQINR
- a CDS encoding YceI family protein, whose translation is MKKIILPALLAFSVLVAPAMAGAPSTDKAPVSSHKAADKTFKLQTQLSTLGWVGKKVTGQHNGNVQFKDGTVVVRGNQIVGGMFTVDMNSLKIEDIKDAETNGKLLGHLRSDDFFSIDKNPTSTFNITKVTPMKADAAGNNATITGDLTIKGITKPISFPAKVGVKGNLASASGTATIDRTKFDIKYGSKSFFESIGDKAIMDEFTMSFNVIAKNEPGESASAKPAKASK
- a CDS encoding dicarboxylate/amino acid:cation symporter, coding for MLLTVLSNYQLLSLDPAVARAARWLFLAAFVAYGVQRRSLTFWIVVSMFVGAEIGNDFPEFAVNLKVLSDVFLRLVKTIIAPLVFATLVVGIAGHADLKQVGKMGLKALVYFEVITTFALFIGLAAINLTKAGVGISQAGVAAEAEKLEPVKQTTSDIILHIFPENIAKSVAEGQVLQVVVFAIIFAIGLAMVHQNKRRPMLEIIDSLSEVMFKFTNVVMFFAPIGVGGALAYTVGKMGFEPLKNAFYLLLTLYAALLAFLLLVLLPVALLMRIPVKRFVQAIAEPVSIAFATTSSEAALPRAMEAMEGIGVPRRIVAFVMPTGYSFNLDGTTLYLSLAAVFVAQAAGVDLSFGQQLVMVFTLMLTSKGVAGVPRASLVILLATVASFNLPSWPVFIILGIDALMDMARTAVNVIGNCLATAVVARWEGEFVDNYVAPEPIEGLAEVDSSLVQQSH
- a CDS encoding ATP-dependent Clp protease adaptor ClpS gives rise to the protein MNSKPQIDYDEDVLLLEETTDVRDLIVYNDDINTFDHVIKTLIDVCGHEPEQAEQCTLLIHYKGQCTVKHGVYDELAAMCTAIHDRGISADVL
- a CDS encoding enolase C-terminal domain-like protein, whose amino-acid sequence is MQLEFTALLHAGLDRIRTEGELQEFLAAHPPAHALRFAIESAFVQWAATEAGQPVWQWLGAPEPARAVPTAFTLPIMAPGEVAEFVREQQMARFQILKVKVNEESGYDLLREITRLLPGRPLIIDGNEAWKDADAVLTFVERVSPLPGLQVRLLEQPLPATHATDYQYMRSRSPWPLFADESVTDSADFEAIAQQFHGVNMKLMKAGGYRNGLRILRETRAYGLQTMMGCMVETSLAIWGHCKSVA